The nucleotide window AGCTGGACCGGGGCGCCCTTGCCATCCCGGCCGGTGAGGACGTGACCAAAGAGGCGGGTCCGGTGACATATGTCACGGACACGGAGAGGGAACTGGCTGCACTGTGGTCGGACCTGCTCGGCGGCGGAACGTTCCGGCCCGAGGACGGGTTCTTCGCGGTTGGCGGCCACTCGCTGCTCGGCGTTCGTCTGGTCGCACAGATCAGGCAGCGCTTCGGTGCGTCTCTGCCGCTAAGGGCTGTGTTCGAGCAGGCCAGTCTGGCAGCCATGGCGCGGGCCGTGGATGCATTGCGCCCGGAAACGGGAGACAGCGGCCCGGCGGCGTCCGACGGGCCGATCACCCGCCGGGCCAGACGCTCCGGCAAAAGAGGTATGGAGCTGACATGAGCCCGGACGGCCTCGGCGACAGGCTGGATTTCATTCTCGAACCGGACCTGCCGCTCTCCACCATGCAGCTCGGCATTCTGGCCGAGCAATGGATGGCACCGGAGAGCACCCGGTACAACGTTCCGGTGGCGTTTCGCATCACGGGCCGGGTCGATATCGATGCCCTGCGCGCGGCGTTGCGCTGGCTGGTCGACCGGCATGAAGTGCTGCGCACGGTTTATCGCGACGGGCCGGATGGACCGGTGCAGGCGATTACCGAGACGGCG belongs to Nisaea sp. and includes:
- a CDS encoding phosphopantetheine-binding protein, with product LDRGALAIPAGEDVTKEAGPVTYVTDTERELAALWSDLLGGGTFRPEDGFFAVGGHSLLGVRLVAQIRQRFGASLPLRAVFEQASLAAMARAVDALRPETGDSGPAASDGPITRRARRSGKRGMELT